A window of Corticium candelabrum chromosome 3, ooCorCand1.1, whole genome shotgun sequence contains these coding sequences:
- the LOC134177014 gene encoding uncharacterized protein LOC134177014 → MSPQEFMVALCMWLGIPVFLSPTSSVRCPCGTVIDTHGDHVLGCGHGSLRNKRHDTLCDVIFNTVLVDNRDCKKEQRCNSHNNARPGDVFHLDFLQGPGAYFDVTVRNSLQASYLLESATQPGAAAAGGDSEMIARYEDEVNAAGCDFYSLVVEKLAIWSRSSLEILKIIARRTVLTTGTTVSKAIQHLLQQLSFSLGRYNAKLILDRLAICNVDNVMWENV, encoded by the coding sequence ATGTCTCCTCAGGAATTTATGGTTGCTCTTTGTATGTGGCTTGGCATTCCTGTGTTTTTATCTCCTACTTCATCCGTTAGGTGTCCTTGTGGTACTGTCATTGATACACATGGAGATCATGTCTTGGGTTGTGGTCATGGCTCACTAAGAAATAAAAGGCATGACACACTTTGTGATGTCATTTTCAACACAGTTCTTGTTGACAATCGCGACTGCAAGAAGGAGCAACGGTGCAACAGCCACAACAATGCCAGACCAGGGGATGTGTTTCATCTTGACTTCCTGCAGGGCCCAGGTGCATATTTTGATGTGACTGTGAGGAATTCCCTACAGGCATCATATCTCTTAGAATCAGCCACCCAACCAGGAGCTGCAGCTGCTGGAGGAGACTCCGAGATGATTGCACGGTATGAAGATGAAGTTAACGCAGCTGGATGTGACTTCTATTCTCTAGTTGTAGAGAAACTGGCCATTTGGTCTCGTAGTTCTTTAgagattttaaaaattatagcaAGAAGAACTGTTTTAACTACAGGGACAACGGTCTCTAAAGCTATCCAGCATTTactgcaacaactttcttTTAGTCTTGGGCGGTATAATGCTAAACTGATTTTGGACAGACTAGCCatctgtaatgttgacaatgttaTGTGGGAGaatgtgtga